Genomic window (Palaemon carinicauda isolate YSFRI2023 chromosome 42, ASM3689809v2, whole genome shotgun sequence):
TCCTGGCAATTTTCCCTTGCAGcagaattctttaaaaataattacTTTCTGCGaaaaaaaagtaactaaaataagaACCTTATAATTTCTGGGCATGTCAAATTTGCTCTCTTTCGCCAGGCAAAGGAAGCAATGATTGTTATCACACCCACCGCAATATTTCACCCGTTTTTCCCTGATGGCTTATTGAGAACAAGGTTTTCTTACTTCAGTCTTGTGCAAAGTGAAGATTTTCTCACTTCAGTCTTACTGAGGCTGAGATATCCGCACTTCAGTCTTGCTGAGGCTGAGATATCCTCACTCCAGTCATACTGAAAATTAAGACTTTCTCACTTCAGTCTTACTAAGATTGAGAATTTCTCACTTCAGTCTTATTGAAACTTAGATTTTCTCACTTCAGTCTTACTAAGATTGAGAATTTCTCACTTCAGTCATACTGAAACTAAGACTTTCTCACTTCAGTCTTACGAAGATTGAAAATTTCTCACTTCAGTCTTACTGATGCTTACGATTGTTTTCACTTCAGCCTAACGGAGATGTAGGTTTTCTCACTTCAGACCTACGGAGATTAAGTTTTGATCACTTCAGTCTTATGTAAATTAAGATTTGCTCACTTCAGTCTTATGTAAATTAAGATTTGCTCACTTCAGTCTTGTAGAGATTTACAATTCCTCAAAATAGTCTTATGAATATTAGAATTTTCTCACTTCAGTCTCATTGAGAATTCCATTTTCTCACTTCAATCTCATTGAGAATTCCATTTTCTCACTTCAATCTCATTGAGAATTCCATTTTCTCACTTCAATCTCATTGAGAATTCCATTTTCTCACTTCAGTCTCATTAAGAATTACATTTTCTCCAGTCTCCTTTATAATTACATTTTCTCCAGTCTCCTTTATAATTACATTTTCTTACTTCAGCCTCATTGAGAATTACGTTTTCTCAGACCAGTCTTGCCGGGAATAAGATTCCATCACTTCAATGTAAACGAAGATTTTCTCTTGTGTTATCTGAACGTtgtattgttatttttgtattgccTCTCTTTAGATCAAAGGTATTTGCGATGTATGCACTGatgtttactgtatatttatacacatatacaaatgaaTCAAATACATTAATATGTGGTGAATACAGTCTGATTacaattgtgatatatatatatatatatatatatatatatatatatatttatatatatatatatatatatatatatatatatatatatatatatatatatttatatgcatatttatatatttatatatatatatatatatatatatatatatatatatatatatatatatatatatagattatatatatattacgtttatatatatatatatatatatatatatatatatatatatatatatatatatatatatatatatatatatatatatatattgtgtgtgtgtgtatggatattttGTCATAAGCACCGTTTTACTGTAAATTATACGTTTTCAATATCAatagcatattttatatataccaaAATTATAACAAAAGATATAATTTATCTTTAGCATCTTCAATACTAATTactttacattctttttttttcaacattcattaaacactcaagaaagaaaaaaaaaacttttgaataaaTAATTCGCTCCTAGCGCAGAAATTATGATCTTACTAtttcccctagagagagagagagagagagagagagagagagagagagagagagagagagagagagagagagaggaaactattTTAACTAAATGGGTTTTTTCACCGTGACCACCACCAACCACCGCCCTCCGtgtgaaaatggctcctaaatgaTTCCATCTTTAaagtataatttatattttttttctaacggGATTCACTTCCACAGGCGTAAGTCTCTTTGTATTTCGCCCTAGCTGGAGGGGGGTGCTGGGTGTCGGTGTGGCTGCTGCctttagaaataagaaaatgattTCTCACGTGGCTACATCTTCTGCAACATTAGGGAATGAATATGGTGGTTTTTTCTAAGAGGGAAACCCCATAccatcatggttttttttttttttctcaggatcGAGTCTTCTGGGGTTCCTGCCGTCACTACCTTAAATAATTCCTGAATTTCTACAGTTAAAGCTTCACCAAGCACTGGGAGAGCGGTAAACTTAAGATTACTAACAGTTAACAACCCGAAAGCAGGTCTCGGGCCCTTAGGGGCTAAAGGGCAGCGGGTTAACCCTCTGGTCGATGTGCTGGGGGCGGCGCCGGCGTGATTTTGGCTCCCCCTGGTAGAGTGTGGTGCAAGGGCGGTAGAGAGGTGGGTGACGAGGGTGGCATTGGGCGCGTTGCCACTGGTCTGCTGATGGTGGGTGGCTGTAAGGGCGCTGTGCTGTAAGGAGGGGCTCCGAGGGTGGCTGGCAGGGGAGCCTCTAACCCAGGAGGAGAGAGGTGTGAGCCTAACCCGTTGAGGCCCGGATGAAGAGACGGAAAAGAGTGGGCGTGGTGGGGCGCCAGCCCTAGCGACTTGGCGTATACCTGCAGGAGAGCTTCTTGGGGTGAGGGGAGGCGGGGGGCCATGGGCAGAGGACGGGCGTAGGGCGACGCCTCTAGGTGGAGTGGGCGGTGGACGCTCATCTTGCCCACGGCTCCGGCTAAGGTAGACGACGGTGAAGTAGGTGACGAAGAGGAGGATGCCATATCGGCCAAGGACCAAATTCGTGGTTTGACCGGGGATGCGGGCGGAGGGGCGGCGTGCGGCTGGGCGTCTGCTCCTCCCGTGGTGCTGGAAGGGGAAGGAGGCCGAAGGGGAGAGCCTTCGCTGACGCCGTCTTCTATTCCGCGCACTTCTCCGCCGACGTCAACATCTGGAATAAATTTTGCACTGATGAGTAAATTGTCATTTgggaataattatgataaaaataactcTTACTTACCATAGACTAAATAAGCAATAGTTATTTAGGCAAAGCATTTTATTCTAATAAATTCTCAGAAGCAATCATTCCTATTACATATTTTTTAAGACTTGATGGTCTTCGAAAAATTTTTCTTAACTGTAAATAATCTTTCAAAGATAATATAACGAACTAATTTTAGCTCTTCATCATCATGAAAAATACCACAAATATTTTGCACTTTTAAGGAATTTAACTATGTGAATattttcccatgttttttttttttttttttttttttggatgaaatcTTTATAATCATACAAGTATTGCATTGTTATTACTTACTGGAGGCTTTTgaaaaaggtaaaggtaaaggctAAATATTTTTAAAGAGTTAATCAAGATTATTTCGATTGAATATAGTGTTATGAAAACTAAGGTTACTTATGTTTTAgggttaatgttgttattgttctagttgttcttgttgttgttattgttctagttGATTTTCTTGTTGTTGCTACACTGCGATTGTAGCTCTTCTACGGACTCCTGCTCATGGTATGTGTGCAACCTAACAGGATAGTCAGTTTGATTaaaatattcatcaatatatatgtgtatgtattgcatataatatatgtgtgtatatatatatatatatatatatatatatatatatatatatatatatatatatatatatatatatgtgtgtgtgtgtgtgtatgtgtgtgtatatatatttttattatatatatctatataaaactatatatacagaatatatatatatatatatatatacatatatatatatatgtgtgtgtgtatatgtgtatatatatataatttatatatatatatatatatatatatatatatatatatatatatatatatatataatttatatatatattacagacagacagacagacagacagacagctgtGGTCTATTTACTGAATGAAAGGCGATTTGAAAAACCCTCACTGCACTCGAGGTGTTATTACCCAACCGGGCCGGGCCCGTCTTTTGCGTTTGCGCGCGTCCATATTTCGGACTCATCTGTAACAAAGCTCTCCCTAATCTCCGGCCGAAGAGGAACACGAATGCTTCGTGGTATGCAATACATCACAAGGGCATTTCCCCCACGTGTACCTCACGCAGATCCTATCGGCGAGTCCTTCGTTTCTCGGGATTGTTTCCGCTTATAACGCTCTCAGAACTTCCATGTGTGTCGTTAGGAGGTCATTTGTGTTCACTTTTGGCCTCGGTTAGAGGAGGCCGTATTTAGCCATAAAGAAGGATGTACGGTTTGGGTCTGGTCGGATGGCAGGGGTGGGTAGGGATGGGGAACCCATCTCCTTGCCCcaaaagtgtatgtgtgtatgtgtgtgtgtgtatccgtgcCCTCGCCATTCCGTGCGGCGCGGTGTTGCAGCCGTCCATCAAAATTCATCACATCCCGAccgcactcatcatcatcatcacaataccCGGCCATTATGGTGGGCGGCGCGTCATTTGAAAGTCAAGAGTGAGAATCTCGTGTTGTAAGGGCCCCGGAGAGGcctttgtttttctctctctctctctctctctctctctctctctctctctctctctctctctctctctctctctctctctctctgtggcgtgTTGTTATTCAGATGCGGAACCTGACCTCATGTCGACAACACCTAAGAACTATCGGCTGCTCAAATTTGCATATTCCTAACCCAATAATGACGTGATGGAACAGTCTTTTCTtcggtgtatgtttttttttttttttttttaagatggaaaAAAGGTTGAATACTgaaactcgtgtatatatatatatttgtatatgtacgaTGAATTGATCACTAACACTGTtgaatttcattatttcaaataagccaacaATACCTTTTAagatcgaattcactctgccacggGATCACAGACCTGTAGGGAAATTCCTTTTATGCTATGTACTTCTCCCCGACCAGGGATTCGATCCTTAGCGTCGAGTAGAAGTAAAGTTGAACAGTGTGGTTATACCACTACGGCAGAATGTTATAGTCTTACTGTTAATTTTATTTCTATCCTGCGCTAAGGATCGAATCCTTGGCCCGACAGAAGTACTTGTCATAAGAGGAATTTTCGTATGGGTGTGTGTGATCCTGTGGCAGAGCATGTACGTTCTCTTCATGAAGCCACAACTATTGTATTTTCATGTAATTTAACGAATTAAAAAATATCTGAAtcataaataaatgagagagagagagagagagagagagagagagagagagagagagagagagagagagagagagagagagagagagagagagagagagagagagatatccttgcATATCTTTTCTTCGATTTTGTGTAGGAGTATTAAGACAATTGAACCTGTACTGAAGATTAATGATGCGTTGTCAGCCCTAGCCCACTAAATACTCCGATATGTATCATTAAATAATACTCCGTTTAAACATAACCTCTGCGTCTAGAATTCCTTTTGGCATTTAAGAggacattttttttccaaattctgaATGTGTGCCAGGAGAGCAAgttgtttgagttttttttaacaTTCTTCCATGTAAGTCAACATATGTAAGTAAAACATTCACGGAGAACGTTATTAACACTTTATCAAGGGTTGCTGCaacctattgggaacgtccctgctgGCTATCTACTGGCCtggagttcgagactcgctcaagctcgatagtttcttgtagtgtctgcaacctcaccatcattgtgagcaagGGATGGATCGTTTGGTGGAGGTCAAaattctacctgccgagtcattagcag
Coding sequences:
- the LOC137633168 gene encoding LOW QUALITY PROTEIN: iroquois-class homeodomain protein IRX-2-like (The sequence of the model RefSeq protein was modified relative to this genomic sequence to represent the inferred CDS: deleted 1 base in 1 codon) translates to MAMLKSVFDPKVTQEVNVGFEKYGMAFDAARRKNATRETTATLKAWLNEHKKNPYPTKGEKIMLAIITKMTLTQVSTWFANARRRLKKENKMTWEPRNKTDDDDDDDDDKDDEHDGERKKDVDVGGEVRGIEDGVSEGSPLRPPSPSSTTGGADAQPHAAPPPASPVKPRIWSLADMASSSSSPTSPSSTLAGAVGKMSVHRPLHLEASPYARPLPMAPRLPSPQEALLQVYAKSLGLAPHHAHSFPSLHPGLNGLGSHLSPPGLEAPLPATLGAPPYSTAPLQPPTISRPVATRPMPPSSPTSLPPLHHTLPGGAKITPAPPPAHRPEG